In one Mucilaginibacter sp. PAMB04168 genomic region, the following are encoded:
- a CDS encoding HEPN domain-containing protein, translating to METPAEHLHPIFLNYQELDKITAVLVKRYQPEKIICFGSLQQSASSAGCFMDSKSQHTNHYFLLMVTANPTRIEHEVQAMMTSCFKDIAITIVVHGREIVSDAITKGNRFFITVYRTGTLLHNAEGLLLSLAGLHLPQIDTMQTYIKAEHHYKHRYEMALGFMEGVNACMMKGYYNNAVFMMHQAIEQACIGLIRIFIGYRSDMHNLDRLFKLTLCFSPEPSAIFPRETEEDWRLFNLFHKCYSEARYKTELQVTKEDAELLHKRCIDIVLLVEALCLQRITLYKVKAEEAAPNIINYNPALPASLSA from the coding sequence ATGGAAACACCTGCAGAACATCTACACCCTATTTTCCTGAACTATCAGGAGCTGGACAAGATTACCGCTGTGTTAGTGAAACGCTACCAGCCGGAAAAGATCATCTGCTTTGGCAGCTTGCAGCAAAGCGCCTCGTCGGCAGGTTGCTTTATGGATAGCAAGTCCCAGCACACCAACCATTACTTCTTACTCATGGTTACCGCGAACCCTACACGCATCGAACATGAAGTGCAGGCCATGATGACCTCCTGCTTCAAGGACATCGCGATCACCATTGTGGTGCATGGCAGAGAGATCGTTAGCGATGCCATTACTAAAGGCAACCGTTTCTTTATCACAGTATACCGCACAGGCACGTTACTACATAACGCCGAGGGATTGCTTTTATCCTTGGCAGGTCTGCACTTGCCGCAGATCGATACAATGCAAACCTACATAAAGGCGGAACATCATTACAAGCACCGGTATGAAATGGCTTTAGGTTTTATGGAAGGCGTCAACGCCTGCATGATGAAAGGCTATTATAACAACGCCGTCTTTATGATGCACCAGGCCATTGAGCAGGCCTGCATCGGCCTGATCAGGATATTCATTGGCTACCGTTCCGACATGCATAATCTGGACCGCTTGTTTAAGCTGACGCTATGCTTTTCACCAGAGCCGTCAGCCATCTTTCCCAGAGAGACAGAGGAAGACTGGCGATTGTTCAATCTGTTCCACAAGTGCTATTCCGAGGCCCGCTACAAAACAGAATTGCAGGTGACGAAAGAAGATGCAGAGCTACTGCATAAGCGGTGCATAGATATCGTGCTGCTGGTGGAAGCGCTATGCCTGCAACGAATCACGTTGTATAAAGTCAAAGCAGAAGAAGCAGCGCCAAATATTATTAACTACAATCCTGCCTTGCCGGCCAGTTTGTCCGCTTAA
- a CDS encoding helix-turn-helix transcriptional regulator — translation MNKILYIARKSKGFTEAQLAQVLGMSETEYNELECELRQMPLDIALKAAKLFNLTPDYFLVSEKQSAKLRAYAAKEALELLSSPDLENVPAQLGARFIALGTRALVLQEELNAALHENHVLRRENEVLRQLNADLRPQQEDNSNS, via the coding sequence ATGAACAAAATTCTATATATCGCCCGAAAGTCTAAAGGGTTTACTGAAGCACAGCTGGCCCAGGTGCTCGGTATGTCTGAAACAGAATATAACGAACTCGAATGCGAGCTTCGGCAGATGCCGCTCGACATAGCGCTAAAAGCTGCCAAGCTTTTCAATCTCACGCCCGATTACTTTCTCGTTAGCGAAAAACAGAGTGCAAAGTTAAGGGCATATGCAGCGAAAGAGGCGTTAGAATTATTGTCAAGCCCTGATCTGGAAAATGTCCCGGCGCAGTTGGGTGCCCGGTTCATCGCCCTGGGTACAAGGGCACTGGTGTTACAGGAGGAACTGAACGCAGCCCTTCACGAAAACCATGTGTTGCGCAGAGAGAACGAAGTGTTGCGGCAGCTTAACGCAGACCTCCGCCCGCAGCAAGAAGATAACTCTAACTCTTGA
- a CDS encoding helix-turn-helix transcriptional regulator, which yields MTTDRPTKVHQGRNVKRFREMLGLKQEALAAELGEDWNQKRVSMLEAKEEIEADLLSQVAKALKVPEAAIQNFDEQAAVNYFNTFNDNSINQGAVGSNNFSCNFNPIDKIVELFEENKKLYIEKLEMLERLLQAEKEKNELLKGK from the coding sequence ATGACAACCGACAGACCAACTAAAGTACACCAGGGCCGTAACGTAAAACGTTTCCGGGAAATGCTGGGCTTAAAGCAGGAAGCGTTAGCAGCTGAGTTGGGTGAGGACTGGAACCAGAAAAGGGTGTCTATGCTCGAAGCTAAAGAAGAAATAGAAGCAGACTTACTTAGTCAGGTAGCCAAAGCCTTGAAAGTACCAGAAGCAGCTATCCAAAACTTTGATGAGCAGGCCGCTGTAAATTATTTTAATACATTTAACGACAATAGTATTAACCAAGGCGCGGTTGGTTCAAATAACTTTAGCTGTAATTTTAACCCTATCGACAAAATAGTTGAGTTGTTTGAAGAAAACAAAAAGCTCTATATTGAAAAGTTAGAGATGCTTGAGCGCCTTTTGCAGGCGGAAAAAGAAAAGAACGAACTGCTTAAAGGCAAGTAA
- a CDS encoding RNA-binding protein: MVKLFVGGFPLEMTEMELAQLIGPHGTISTIKIVRDRKTRICKGYAFVEMATEEDARNAVAALHGEPLGERTLTINFADEKKDPVPVSRARLLERRYTPAQPRDSSTTERPKRPRKRL; this comes from the coding sequence ATGGTTAAACTTTTTGTTGGCGGCTTTCCACTAGAGATGACGGAAATGGAGCTGGCGCAACTGATCGGCCCGCATGGCACCATCAGCACTATTAAGATAGTCCGCGACCGCAAAACACGTATCTGCAAAGGCTACGCCTTCGTTGAGATGGCGACTGAAGAAGACGCGCGCAATGCCGTTGCCGCACTGCACGGCGAGCCCCTGGGCGAGCGTACCCTGACCATTAACTTTGCCGATGAGAAGAAAGACCCGGTACCTGTTAGCCGCGCACGCTTGCTTGAGCGCCGATACACGCCTGCACAGCCACGCGACTCGTCCACAACAGAGCGGCCAAAGCGTCCCCGTAAGCGCCTGTAG
- a CDS encoding relaxase/mobilization nuclease domain-containing protein has product MTADLVKGKGFKGALRYNLQKVEKQQATVLDSTFVSLKEQQIMQEVAMVKALRPNLQKYFYHTSLNFPPEENLADEKLKAIAMEYLEAMGFDQHQYLLFRHFDAGHPHVHLLVNRIGYDGSVVSDSRDYQRTEQVLRKLEKKHGLIQVQSSKQAQERAMTKDELEMMKRKNEPSAKLKLQVIIKDVLNKKPTTEHFIQLLESKGIDVLFNQASTGFVSGISYGYEGLQFKGAHLGQAYKWQAVRQAISYEPERDRQTIRQSNDRVRAPAERRAEEQSAGTTTGAPGTASALSGGRDQKAVPTAADDAVQGAGNLRERIALARTGTEPGHGRAGDENGKAKQGTGGAGTAGEGDQRAEQGRQQVAHPALPHFDPGRVLLGADHDAGAVDQGALKAFEKKPKKKKRLRPSPS; this is encoded by the coding sequence ATGACTGCAGACCTGGTGAAAGGCAAAGGTTTTAAGGGTGCCTTGCGCTACAATTTGCAGAAGGTAGAAAAACAACAGGCGACCGTTTTGGACAGCACGTTTGTGAGCTTAAAGGAGCAGCAGATCATGCAAGAAGTGGCGATGGTAAAAGCGTTGCGGCCAAACCTGCAGAAATACTTTTACCATACCTCGCTGAACTTTCCGCCAGAGGAAAACCTGGCGGATGAAAAGCTTAAAGCGATTGCCATGGAATATCTCGAAGCCATGGGTTTTGACCAGCATCAATACCTCCTGTTCCGCCACTTTGATGCCGGTCATCCGCACGTGCATCTGCTGGTGAACCGCATCGGTTATGATGGTAGTGTAGTATCTGACAGCAGGGACTATCAGCGCACCGAGCAGGTGCTGAGAAAGCTGGAAAAGAAGCACGGTTTGATCCAGGTGCAGAGCAGCAAGCAGGCGCAGGAACGGGCCATGACCAAGGACGAACTGGAGATGATGAAAAGAAAAAATGAACCGTCTGCCAAGCTCAAATTGCAGGTCATCATCAAAGACGTTTTAAATAAGAAGCCGACGACGGAGCATTTCATTCAACTATTGGAAAGCAAAGGCATCGACGTGCTGTTCAACCAGGCATCTACCGGCTTTGTCAGTGGTATCTCTTACGGGTACGAGGGGCTGCAATTTAAAGGTGCACATCTGGGCCAGGCCTACAAGTGGCAGGCCGTTAGACAAGCAATCAGTTATGAACCAGAACGAGATCGCCAAACAATTCGCCAGAGCAACGACCGGGTTAGAGCACCCGCTGAGCGAAGAGCAGAAGAACAGTCCGCAGGTACCACAACCGGAGCACCAGGAACCGCCTCAGCCCTCAGCGGAGGACGAGATCAAAAAGCTGTTCCGACAGCTGCAGACGATGCAGTACAAGGCGCAGGAAACTTACGGGAACGAATTGCGCTTGCACGTACGGGGACTGAGCCTGGCCATGGACGAGCTGGAGATGAAAACGGCAAGGCTAAGCAGGGAACTGGCGGAGCTGGAACAGCGGGCGAAGGCGATCAGCGAGCAGAACAAGGCAGGCAGCAGGTGGCTCATCCGGCTTTACCTCATTTCGATCCTGGTCGGGTGCTGCTCGGCGCTGATCACGATGCTGGTGCTGTGGATCAGGGCGCATTGAAAGCGTTTGAAAAGAAACCTAAAAAGAAAAAGCGGCTGCGACCATCACCGTCCTGA
- the mobC gene encoding plasmid mobilization relaxosome protein MobC, which yields MARPALQEEQRRQVQVNIRLTLEENLKVITYAEASGLTPANWIRQKVFTGRFPPLKQSPIEAALYRELHRIGVNLNQAVRQVNSHQLAAIPEPVLTELLTIQREIIKRLLS from the coding sequence ATGGCAAGACCCGCATTACAGGAAGAGCAGCGCAGACAGGTACAGGTCAACATCCGTTTGACCTTAGAGGAGAACCTGAAGGTAATTACTTACGCCGAAGCGTCAGGGCTAACACCCGCCAACTGGATTCGGCAGAAGGTATTTACCGGCAGGTTCCCGCCCCTCAAACAGTCACCCATTGAAGCTGCTTTGTACCGCGAGCTGCACCGTATCGGCGTGAACCTGAACCAGGCGGTCAGACAAGTTAACAGTCATCAGTTGGCAGCTATTCCGGAGCCGGTTTTAACGGAGCTTTTAACGATTCAACGGGAGATCATTAAACGCTTACTATCATGA
- a CDS encoding helix-turn-helix domain-containing protein, whose translation MNVELITRQDLEQFKKELFEELKQGSRMPAPDQPKWLKSYQVRNLLKISPGTLQNLRVNGTLRFTKIGGILYYKQEDILKVLEGQPLEERTTKRKSSK comes from the coding sequence GTGAACGTGGAATTGATTACCAGACAAGACCTGGAACAGTTTAAAAAAGAGCTGTTCGAAGAACTCAAACAAGGCAGCAGAATGCCAGCCCCAGACCAGCCCAAATGGCTCAAAAGCTACCAGGTCAGAAACTTACTGAAGATCTCACCGGGCACCCTACAAAACCTGCGGGTAAACGGCACGTTAAGGTTTACCAAGATCGGCGGTATCCTGTACTACAAGCAGGAAGACATCTTAAAAGTGTTGGAGGGCCAGCCGTTGGAAGAGCGCACTACTAAGCGTAAAAGCAGTAAGTAA
- a CDS encoding Shedu immune nuclease family protein, with translation MAKTVTPVAFEYEKAITTNKKVFYFKDDEFKIDRISKEIYLQEDKEVHYPTPFRGEDKYKTIKKFVYIGFKKKLPSGVYKVSTFGYGFTKVLAPVISYLNANCNFSEVIIAKGGSDNMDIKDKKLFISDTTLQKLFNAFSAINGRHKEEKERAALHELNQLFPAIVPAPKKRYVPGTLTAALSEWQNALTEFNDSDKSAIKDLFDKLTLLPNFFLETNLIKTKEIIDNKFIQASLIEFDALMKASSDTPTLEKKWQAFLKKNSWVFSTLFAQPVILHQDEAYVGGKDYKNKNGKYSDFLIKNGLSDNVSFVEIKTHLTELVEKKPYRGDDVFALSKELTGCISQVLNQRDHFQKEFYSHAYKTKDVQTLNSKALIIIGKHSTLSEKQLHAFEMFRNNCKDVEIITFDELHRKIESLLKIMTGKI, from the coding sequence ATGGCAAAGACCGTTACTCCCGTAGCATTCGAGTACGAAAAAGCAATCACGACAAATAAGAAAGTTTTCTACTTTAAAGACGATGAATTTAAAATCGATCGAATATCAAAGGAAATCTATTTGCAAGAGGATAAAGAGGTTCATTACCCGACGCCATTTCGTGGAGAAGATAAATACAAGACCATCAAGAAATTTGTATATATAGGCTTTAAAAAAAAGTTGCCTTCGGGTGTATACAAGGTTTCCACTTTTGGGTATGGGTTTACAAAGGTATTAGCCCCAGTAATCAGCTATCTAAACGCTAATTGTAATTTTTCAGAAGTTATAATAGCGAAGGGTGGTTCAGATAATATGGATATAAAAGACAAAAAGCTCTTTATTTCCGATACAACTCTTCAAAAGTTATTTAATGCATTTTCAGCAATCAACGGACGCCACAAAGAGGAGAAGGAACGTGCTGCACTACACGAGTTAAATCAGTTGTTTCCTGCTATCGTTCCTGCACCCAAAAAAAGATATGTACCAGGAACACTGACTGCTGCCTTGTCTGAGTGGCAAAATGCGCTTACAGAATTTAACGATTCCGACAAAAGTGCTATTAAAGATCTTTTTGATAAATTAACTCTGCTTCCAAATTTCTTTTTGGAAACCAATCTGATTAAAACGAAGGAGATAATTGATAATAAGTTTATTCAGGCATCACTAATAGAGTTTGATGCATTGATGAAAGCGAGTAGTGATACACCAACTCTAGAGAAGAAATGGCAGGCGTTTCTCAAGAAGAATAGCTGGGTTTTTTCGACCCTTTTTGCACAACCGGTAATCCTACATCAGGACGAAGCTTATGTCGGCGGTAAAGATTATAAGAACAAAAACGGAAAATACAGTGATTTTCTAATTAAAAACGGGCTAAGTGATAACGTATCGTTTGTAGAAATCAAGACCCACTTAACTGAGCTAGTTGAGAAGAAACCATACCGGGGCGATGATGTGTTTGCACTTTCAAAAGAATTAACGGGATGTATTTCCCAAGTTCTTAATCAGCGAGACCATTTTCAAAAAGAATTTTATAGCCATGCCTATAAAACAAAGGATGTACAGACACTTAACTCAAAAGCATTAATCATCATTGGAAAACATTCTACGCTTTCTGAAAAGCAGTTGCATGCATTTGAAATGTTTCGAAACAACTGCAAAGATGTTGAGATCATTACTTTCGATGAGCTTCATCGTAAAATTGAAAGCCTTCTTAAAATCATGACAGGTAAGATATAA
- a CDS encoding NACHT domain-containing protein, whose product MKDVLKIVDQLDYTNITAGYFAEKILDKAVGTVKYLFSKTLERVDEKAKKELKKQEYETFLSNIDLSISADVILKQIALNLKINETWSKDISFNLATKSKELAKLFVDIDLYLSPLKTRYYSDEKVAVMKSSKLLEELEENVLIYGGPGAGKTTLMKNICRTMFSEKLKLAFTCPFVIRFRDLDLYTAFDNNFSQCNLYALLLNAFGIVVSFPEKHVQGKFYNEYNQLVKLTILEFLQQANMLLIFDGFDEIPYPELKHTIERDFESLALSLNGSKFILTTRSGDFKIKLTNTKTLEICPLNDSQIKKLISNWLNKRKEAEDLFTKIKTSPYYDTTLRPLTLSHLCAIYERRKSIPAKPRYVYDLVIQLLLELWDEERGIVRYSNYAEFYIEKKKEFLAHLAYCLTVEFRANDFSSDELRRCYNKIHRRHSLPASQAKKVVNEIESHSGIIVQSGYDLFQFSHKSLQEYLTGKYIFSLPVIPDPNTIHGVPNELAIATSLCSSPNSYFGYFLRKKGEFKSEFWDIFLARLIEERPDFDEDPIILVFFILMMNESGSAVFKETFLMLMETTNVRIAIPAFFNFYKKIREFTSQVTFEHKHLSTPLDVRNNLPGRLIIDLDIYQLIKPHG is encoded by the coding sequence ATGAAGGATGTCTTAAAAATAGTAGATCAGTTAGATTATACAAATATAACGGCAGGCTATTTCGCCGAAAAAATTCTTGATAAAGCAGTAGGAACAGTAAAATACCTGTTTTCAAAAACGCTGGAAAGAGTTGACGAGAAAGCAAAAAAGGAATTAAAAAAACAGGAATATGAAACCTTTCTGAGCAATATCGACCTGTCTATATCAGCAGACGTGATACTGAAACAGATCGCACTAAACTTAAAGATCAATGAAACTTGGAGCAAAGACATTAGTTTCAACCTCGCTACAAAGTCTAAAGAGCTTGCTAAACTTTTCGTCGATATCGATTTGTACCTCAGTCCACTGAAGACCCGATACTACAGTGATGAGAAGGTGGCAGTTATGAAAAGCTCCAAGTTACTCGAAGAACTTGAAGAAAATGTGCTGATCTACGGCGGTCCCGGAGCCGGTAAAACGACGCTAATGAAGAACATATGTCGGACCATGTTCTCAGAGAAACTAAAGCTTGCGTTTACCTGCCCGTTCGTAATCCGTTTTCGAGACCTTGATCTTTACACTGCCTTCGATAATAACTTTAGTCAATGCAATCTCTATGCGCTATTGTTGAACGCATTCGGAATTGTAGTAAGCTTCCCTGAAAAACATGTGCAAGGTAAATTCTACAATGAGTACAATCAATTGGTCAAACTAACGATTCTCGAGTTTTTACAACAGGCGAATATGCTGTTAATCTTCGACGGTTTTGACGAGATACCTTATCCAGAACTCAAACATACAATAGAACGTGACTTTGAGTCACTGGCATTATCACTTAATGGGTCAAAATTCATTCTTACCACAAGGAGCGGTGATTTCAAAATTAAATTAACGAACACCAAAACGCTCGAGATTTGTCCACTAAACGATTCACAGATTAAAAAATTAATTAGTAATTGGCTGAACAAAAGGAAAGAAGCAGAAGACCTTTTCACCAAAATTAAAACGTCCCCATATTATGATACGACATTACGCCCGTTGACTCTCTCGCACCTGTGCGCGATTTATGAGCGTCGTAAAAGTATCCCTGCAAAACCACGGTATGTATACGACCTAGTCATTCAGTTACTACTGGAACTTTGGGATGAAGAACGAGGAATCGTAAGGTATTCGAATTACGCCGAGTTTTACATTGAAAAAAAGAAAGAATTTTTGGCCCACCTAGCTTATTGCCTTACGGTTGAGTTCCGAGCAAACGATTTTTCAAGCGATGAGCTACGACGATGTTATAATAAGATTCACCGCCGTCACAGCCTTCCAGCGTCACAAGCAAAAAAGGTGGTTAACGAAATAGAAAGCCATAGCGGCATCATTGTACAAAGTGGTTACGATCTATTTCAATTCTCCCACAAATCACTTCAGGAGTATTTGACTGGAAAATACATCTTTTCTTTGCCAGTTATACCCGATCCAAATACAATTCACGGTGTTCCTAACGAACTGGCAATAGCAACATCTCTATGTAGCTCGCCTAATTCATATTTTGGTTATTTTCTCAGAAAAAAAGGTGAATTTAAAAGCGAGTTTTGGGATATATTTTTAGCAAGGCTAATTGAAGAAAGACCTGACTTTGACGAAGACCCAATTATATTGGTATTCTTTATACTCATGATGAACGAAAGCGGTTCTGCCGTATTTAAAGAAACATTTTTGATGCTAATGGAAACCACAAATGTCAGAATTGCCATTCCAGCATTTTTCAATTTTTATAAAAAGATCAGGGAATTCACGTCTCAGGTAACGTTCGAACATAAGCATCTGAGCACCCCTTTAGATGTTCGAAATAACCTTCCTGGAAGACTAATCATCGACCTTGATATCTACCAGCTGATTAAACCGCATGGTTAA
- a CDS encoding DEAD/DEAH box helicase, whose amino-acid sequence MKNVIKNITEGQNTANIFKYVMANLYMKGPTSTTDLEILSYLALYRAEEFEQHKIPVLNYMAVFYKPTTRDTLAEVVFTQYRQYIRETYSYTLTPVQADIIKGINGNTCFSFSAPTSTGKSFVFRKQIQESQNDVVVVVPSRALINEYYLELSDQIKDQSVNILTFVDKINTRYAKRSIFIVTPERCRELFKQRELFEVDLFLFDEAQLSDEDSKRGLYFDSIVRRCQKAYPKAKFIFAHPFVQNPESQIQKNHFEQQTAKAKQYIQKNVGQLFLCQNPDGQFSHFGIDPRIMGHKKIPSGFDPLSATIQKGGTVLIYTSKQKIYDGKFLDKFAKYVALCDYLPFETIAPYLSQLKEYTGGDIERNAAHYSLLLDLLRKGIVIHHGSLPLHTRLIIEQFTKAGHCRICFATSTLEQGINMPFDVVYLDRLEGSKPLAVKNLIGRAGRSTRELKFDYGYVIVNSPQRIPTFRKIMTSDEILDNVSSLEKTDLQDDDYNDFREAILNGTYSDEFNLTEKDLEKLSTDSIDGIIEQILNSVFEDGQLISFKKITDDLDAKLLLYAYFRNLYMLYLSRSLSDGEARVLDTAVKIMLWRVYGRNFKNICWYRYSHASRAHDRAQLETSPQLLDQLPAAFITGYKEIPDKELRMFSLFPLGTKAIDVSYDLIMYDTYDYIDKLIGFKLSDIFYAAFWRYSEKYQDDRARKLALYVRYGTESDRDIWMLRYGMSFEDIEVLDQHIVSIDAEQIIFRDSISTVPDGQRASIRRFIR is encoded by the coding sequence ATGAAGAACGTTATCAAAAATATTACCGAAGGCCAAAACACGGCAAATATATTCAAATATGTCATGGCGAATCTGTACATGAAAGGTCCAACTTCAACTACAGATCTGGAAATACTATCCTACTTGGCACTTTATCGAGCCGAAGAATTTGAGCAGCACAAAATCCCGGTCTTAAATTATATGGCGGTTTTCTATAAACCTACAACGCGAGATACGCTCGCCGAAGTCGTTTTTACCCAATATCGCCAATACATCCGGGAAACATATAGTTATACACTAACCCCTGTGCAGGCCGATATTATCAAGGGTATTAATGGTAATACTTGTTTTAGCTTTTCCGCCCCTACTAGCACAGGCAAGTCTTTTGTATTCAGAAAGCAAATTCAGGAGAGTCAAAACGACGTTGTAGTTGTTGTGCCTTCAAGAGCCTTGATTAATGAATATTACTTGGAGCTATCTGACCAAATTAAAGATCAATCGGTCAACATCTTAACATTTGTCGACAAAATAAACACCAGATATGCTAAGCGAAGCATTTTTATCGTCACGCCAGAACGCTGCCGAGAATTATTTAAACAACGTGAGCTGTTTGAAGTTGATTTGTTTTTATTTGACGAGGCTCAATTAAGCGATGAAGATTCTAAAAGGGGGTTGTATTTTGACAGTATTGTCCGCCGATGTCAGAAAGCCTACCCAAAGGCCAAATTCATTTTTGCACACCCTTTTGTACAAAATCCCGAATCTCAGATACAGAAGAATCATTTTGAACAACAGACTGCTAAAGCAAAGCAGTACATTCAGAAAAATGTTGGACAGCTTTTTTTATGTCAAAACCCGGACGGGCAATTTTCGCACTTCGGCATTGACCCAAGGATAATGGGCCATAAGAAAATACCTTCCGGATTTGACCCGCTATCAGCAACTATTCAAAAAGGCGGCACAGTGTTGATCTATACATCTAAGCAAAAAATCTATGACGGAAAATTTCTAGATAAATTTGCCAAATACGTGGCGCTATGCGATTACTTACCTTTTGAAACGATTGCCCCATACCTAAGCCAACTCAAAGAATATACAGGCGGTGACATCGAACGCAACGCTGCCCATTATTCATTGCTATTAGACTTACTTCGCAAAGGTATTGTCATCCATCATGGGTCACTCCCTCTGCATACAAGGCTGATCATTGAACAATTTACCAAAGCTGGCCATTGTCGCATCTGTTTCGCAACATCTACACTTGAGCAAGGCATAAATATGCCATTTGATGTTGTTTATCTTGATCGTTTAGAAGGTAGTAAGCCATTAGCGGTTAAAAACCTTATTGGAAGGGCCGGCCGGTCAACGAGAGAATTGAAATTTGATTATGGATATGTAATTGTCAATAGTCCGCAACGTATTCCTACGTTCAGAAAAATTATGACCAGTGATGAGATACTCGACAACGTGTCATCACTCGAAAAAACAGATTTGCAGGATGATGATTACAATGACTTTAGGGAAGCTATTCTTAATGGGACTTATTCGGATGAATTTAATCTTACCGAGAAGGACCTCGAAAAGCTCAGTACCGACAGTATTGATGGCATCATTGAACAAATTTTAAATTCAGTGTTTGAAGATGGCCAACTAATCTCCTTTAAGAAAATCACCGACGACCTTGATGCGAAGTTGTTGTTGTATGCATATTTTAGGAACTTATACATGCTTTATCTCAGCAGATCCCTTAGTGATGGCGAAGCCCGCGTTTTAGATACTGCAGTTAAAATTATGCTATGGCGAGTGTATGGCCGTAACTTTAAAAATATCTGCTGGTACAGGTATTCCCATGCAAGTAGAGCCCACGATAGGGCCCAGCTGGAAACCTCCCCTCAGTTACTTGATCAGTTGCCTGCAGCATTCATTACTGGATACAAAGAGATTCCTGATAAGGAATTGAGAATGTTCAGTCTGTTTCCATTAGGGACAAAAGCTATAGATGTTTCTTACGATCTTATCATGTACGACACCTATGATTATATAGATAAACTGATCGGATTTAAATTGAGCGATATTTTCTACGCTGCTTTTTGGAGATATTCGGAAAAATATCAGGATGACCGTGCGAGGAAATTAGCTTTATATGTGAGATACGGAACGGAAAGTGACAGAGATATATGGATGCTCCGGTATGGAATGTCCTTTGAGGATATAGAAGTTCTTGACCAGCACATTGTATCAATAGATGCAGAACAGATTATATTCCGGGATTCTATCTCTACCGTACCAGATGGACAACGTGCATCTATCAGGAGATTCATCAGATAA